The following are encoded together in the Diabrotica undecimpunctata isolate CICGRU chromosome 7, icDiaUnde3, whole genome shotgun sequence genome:
- the LOC140445635 gene encoding acyl-coenzyme A thioesterase 13-like, which yields MCKFELKHLVNMLKETKAFEQCLKTLNIVSMGNGKCIAELKVLEEHTNPMGTLHGGLSATLVDSVSSYGLFTHEKGAVKSVSVNINVSYMGGAKLGEEIVIESDTIKVGKTLAFCEVLIKNKANGNVLVKGEHTKYLMR from the coding sequence ATGTGTAAGTTTGAACTAAAACATCTCGTAAATATGTTAAAAGAAACCAAAGCATTTGAGCAATGTTTGAAAACCTTGAATATTGTATCGATGGGCAATGGCAAGTGTATCGCAGAATTGAAAGTTCTAGAGGAACATACAAATCCCATGGGAACTTTACATGGAGGACTCTCAGCTACTTTAGTGGATAGTGTTTCTAGTTATGGTCTATTTACACATGAGAAAGGGGCTGTTAAAAGCGTTTCTGTTAACATAAATGTGTCCTACATGGGTGGTGCAAAATTGGGCGAAGAGATAGTTATTGAATCAGATACTATCAAAGTAGGGAAAACTCTTGCTTTCTGtgaagttttaataaaaaataaggcAAATGGAAACGTTTTAGTAAAAGGTGAACATACCAAGTATTTAATGAGGTAA
- the LOC140446893 gene encoding uncharacterized protein yields the protein MSDMAEAYYNAWLQVMHPAEFRLYCSWHVDRAWRKNLQKVLNKEKKILIYQMLRMLLQERDIATFNILIQKFLVFCQGSPEFVEFADYFQQHYVNKAEHWAYCFRLFSGLNTNMHIERMHRTIKHIYLNGKYVKRLDKAISAILKFVRDKIFERLIIVHKGKVCTKLSELRQRHKTSEMLDISKVDAIDVGWIVPSASSNEIYVVEELQSECTCKLECSECGVCIHRYTCVDCSIKWNMCKHIHLVCKFRQQNPTNICKEVLSDKMIIDVNEVDQSEETTNLVMALSTKKKESQVVFEEQKKLAQTIQELIFNTKTLEEIEAIKTIVAPIQPTLEAIRNNQAHRKSFPLPMTTPGNKNIEPQRRLFKTKKVLKKKKILSVPSADEIDSLAMQLIHPN from the exons ATGTCAGATATGGCTGAAGCCTATTATAATGCTTGGTTACAAGTGATGCATCCTGCTGAATTTAG aCTTTATTGCTCTTGGCATGTAGATAGGGCTTGgcgaaaaaatttacaaaaagtcCTTAATAAGGAAAAAAAG ATTCTCATTTACCAAATGCTTAGAATGTTATTGCAAGAAAGAGATATAGCCACTTTTAATATCTTAATTCAAAAATTTTTGGTGTTTTGCCAAGGAAGCCCAGAATTTGTAGAATTTGCTGACTATTTTCAACAACATTATGTAAATAAAGCAGAACATTGGGCATATTGCTTTAGACTCTTTAGTGGTCTTAATACTAACATGCATATAGAGAGGATGCATAGGACCATTAAACACATATATCTTAATGGAAAATATGTTAAAAGATTAGACAAAGCCATCAGTGCAATATTAAAGTTTGTGCGAGACAAAATTTTTGAAAGACTTATCATAGTTCATAAAGGGAAAGTGTGCACTAAATTATCTGAATTAAGACAAAGACATAAAACAAGTGAAATGCTGGATATAAGTAAAGTTGATGCAATAGATGTTGGTTGGATAGTGCCATCAGCTTCAAGTAATGAAATTTATGTTGTGGAAGAGTTACAGTCAGAATGTACATGCAAGCTTGAATGTAGTGAATGTGGTGTGTGTATTCACCGTTATACATGTGTAGACTGTAGTATTAAGTGGAATATGTGTAAACATATTCACTTAGTATGCAAGTTTAGACAGCAAAACCCAACAAATATTTGCAAAGAAGTATTATCAG ATAAAATGATCATTGATGTAAATGAAGTTGACCAATCAGAAGAAACTACAAACCTTGTTATGGCACTGAGCACCAAAAAAAAGGAATCACAAGTTgtttttgaagaacaaaaaaaacTTGCCCAAACTATCCAGGAActtatttttaacacaaaaacacTGGAGGAAATTGAGGCCATTAAAACAATAGTTGCTCCTATACAACCAACCTTAGAAGCAATTCGAAATAATCAAGCTCATCGCAAATCATTCCCACTTCCAATGACTACTCCAGGTAACAAAAATATAGAACCTCAGAGACGATTATTTAAAACTAAGAAAGttctgaaaaagaagaaaatactttcAGTACCATCAGCTGATGAAATTGATAGTTTAGCGATGCAATTAATACACCCAAATTGA